A stretch of the Papaver somniferum cultivar HN1 chromosome 6, ASM357369v1, whole genome shotgun sequence genome encodes the following:
- the LOC113286085 gene encoding uncharacterized protein LOC113286085, with protein sequence MHRLGVKSNLRDSGSEIAKLRFGGGGGRVEEAPPACPKPRRLGAGLPDFLKLHKCTKHSQVSTDGRSEILNMIASANKVEETIESGCTGCSQLCYVGSPPSRSDNPLVHDVEFIHQMELLSPFTRSKLSAITSGSPS encoded by the exons atgcaTCGATTAGGAGTGAAAAGTAACTTGAGAGATTCCGGTTCGGAGATAGCGAAACTAAGgtttggaggtggtggtggtcgtgTGGAGGAAGCACCACCAGCTTGTCCAAAACCTCGCAGGCTGGGTGCTGGTTTGCCAGATTTTCTAAAACTTCATAAATGTACCAAACACAG CCAAGTGAGTACAGATGGAAGAAGTGAAATTCTCAATATGATAGCTTCTGCAAACAAG GTTGAGGAAACGATAGAATCAGGGTGTACAGGGTGCTCACAGTTGTGTTATGTTGGATCACCTCCGAGTAGATCAGATAATCCATTGGTTCACGATGTCGAGTTCATTCATCAGATGGAACTTTTATCACCATTTACACGGTCAAAGTTGTCGGCCATTACGTCCGGTTCTCCATCTTAA
- the LOC113288999 gene encoding T-complex protein 1 subunit eta: MSNMMQPQIILLKEGTDTSQGKAQLISNINACTAVADVVRTTLGPRGMDKLIHDDKGNTTISNDGATIMKLLDIVHPAAKILVDIAKSQDSEVGDGTTTVVLLCGEFLKEAKPFIEDGVHPRNLIRSFRTAADLAIEKIKDLAVSIEGKSMEEKKLLLAKCASTTLSSKLIGGEKEFFSTMVVDAVTAIGNDDRLNLIGIKKVPGGTMRDSFLVNGVAFKKTFSYAGFEQQPKQFSNPKILILNIELELKSEKENAEIRLSDPLQYQSIVDAEWNIIYDKLDKCAQSGAKIVLSRLAIGDLATQYFADRDIFCAGRVTEEDLQRVSAATGAMVQTSVNNVIDEILGTCEVFEEKQVGNERFNIFSGCPSGLTATIVLRGGADQFIEEAERSLHDAIMIVRRAMKNSTVVAGGGAIDMEISRYLRQHARTIAGKSQLFINSYAKALEVIPRQLCDNAGFDATDVLNKLRQKHALPSGEGSLYGVDINTGGIVDSYANFVWEPAVVKINAINAATEAACLVLSVDETVKNPKSESAQGDAAASAMGRGRGRGRGMRR, encoded by the exons ATGTCGAACATGATG CAACCGCAGATCATATTATTGAAAGAAGGAACAGATACATCACAAGGGAAAGCGCAACTAATTAGTAACATCAATGCGTGTACTGCTGTTGCAGATGTGGTTAGAACAACTTTAGGTCCAAGAGGAATGGATAAACTTATTCATGATGATAAGGGTAACACTACCATATCTAATGATGGTGCTACTATTATGAAACTACTTGATATAGTACATCCAGCTGCTAAAATCCTTGTTGATATCGCTAAATCTCAAGATTCTGAG GTTGGTGATGGAACCACAACCGTTGTGCTTCTTTGTGGGGAGTTCTTAAAAGAGGCCAAACCTTTCATTGAGGATGGAGTTCATCCAAGAAATCTCATAAGGAGTTTCCGAACTGCAGCCGACTTG GCGATTGAGAAAATCAAAGACCTTGCTGTGAGCATTGAAGGTAAAAGTATGGAAGAAAAGAAGTTGTTATTGGCTAAATGTGCTTCCACAACACTTTCCTCAAAGCTCATTGGTGGAGAAAAGGAGTTCTTTTCAACTATGGTTGTAGATGCTGTCACTGCCATCGGCAATGATGATAGACTCAATCTAATTGGTATCAAGAAG GTTCCAGGAGGTACAATGCGtgattcttttcttgtaaacggTGTTGCATTTAAGAAGACATTCTCGTATGCTGGTTTTGAGCAGCAACCAAAGCAGTTTTCGAATCCAAAGATACTCATACTCAACATTGAACTTGAATTGAAGTCAGAGAAAGAGAACGCCGAGATCAG ACTTTCTGATCCTTTACAGTATCAATCAATTGTTGATGCTGAGTGGAACATCATATACGACAAGTTGGATAAGTGTGCCCAAAGTGGTGCCAAAATTGTTCTATCACGGTTGGCTATTGGTGATCTAGCAACTCAG TACTTTGCAGATAGAGATATTTTCTGCGCTGGTCGTGTTACAGAAGAGGATTTGCAACGGGTTTCTGCAGCCACTGGGGCAATGGTTCAGACATCAGTCAACAACGTCATTGATGAG ATTCTTGGAACCTGTGAGGTTTTTGAGGAAAAACAAGTCGGAAATGAACGCTTTAACATATTCAGTGGATGCCCATCAGGTCTGACAGCAACTATTGTTCTTCGCGGAGGAGCTGATCAG TTTATCGAGGAAGCTGAACGAAGTTTGCATGATGCCATTATGATAGTCAGAAGAGCCATGAAGAACTCTACTGTTGTTGCTGGTGGCGGTGCAATCGAT ATGGAGATAAGCCGGTACTTGAGGCAGCATGCACGAACAATAGCTGGGAAGTCTCAGCTGTTTATAAATTCTTATGCCAAAGCACTTGAG GTAATACCAAGGCAGCTCTGTGATAATGCTGGATTTGATGCCACTGACGTGTTGAACAAACTCAGACAAAAGCATGCACTTCCATCTG GTGAAGGTTCCCTTTATGGAGTGGACATCAACACCGGTGGCATTGTAGATTCATATGCTAACTTTGTATGGGAGCCTGCAGTTGTGAAG ATAAATGCTATCAATGCTGCAACTGAGGCAGCTTGCCTTGTTCTAAGTGTTGACGAGACAGTCAAAAATCCCAAG TCTGAGAGTGCACAAGGAGATGCTGCTGCAAGTGCTATGGGTCGAGGTCGTGGACGAGGACGAGGAATGAGACGGTGA